The DNA window ACCAGGGAAGTCTATCTGGAATGGTATCAGTCCCGGAGAAGGGAACGCTACCAAAGGGAAAAAGAACGGAAATATCAAGTGTCCAGCCTGGAAATGCTGACAGAACAGGGAGCTATCCCGATTGGTGCTGCAGATGGTGTGGAAGATACTGTGATCCGGGAAATATGTACAGAAAAACTGCGGTCAGTTATGGAAAAATTGGCGGAAGAGGACGCTTATCTATTGTATCTGCTGTATTTTGAGGAAGTCACTGTAAAGGAAGCGGCACAGATCTGCGGGTGTAGCAGAAAGACAATTGCTAACCGGAGAAAGAGAATTTTGAAGGAACTGAACGGAAAGCTGAGGGAGATGGGGATTATAGGAGGCTGTTTTTAACACTCCGTTTTCGTTTGGCATGCAGACTAACCCAGCCACTTTGTGACACAATGTCGCAAAGTGGCTATCACATTATAGGAAGTTCTTTGGATAAAATGGGGATGTAATTCTTAGTAAAGGGTGTTAGAATTATTTTATTCTACAATATAAGGGGGAACAATTGCG is part of the Lachnospiraceae bacterium KGMB03038 genome and encodes:
- a CDS encoding sigma-70 family RNA polymerase sigma factor, which translates into the protein MSGKRPKERKCYVLRAGDGTVVEVTREVYLEWYQSRRRERYQREKERKYQVSSLEMLTEQGAIPIGAADGVEDTVIREICTEKLRSVMEKLAEEDAYLLYLLYFEEVTVKEAAQICGCSRKTIANRRKRILKELNGKLREMGIIGGCF